GCAGGCACCTCCTTGATGCTGCGCCAGCTGTTCTGGATCGGTCTGCCATCCACAAAACGCCACATATAGGCATCAAAGGAACCAAACTGCTCCTGCACCTGCAAAAAGGCGCGGGCATTGCTGATGGCTGATGCCACCTTCAGGCGGTTGCGTACAATACCGGGGTTTAGCAGCAGCTCTGCAACCTTCTGCTCATCAAAGCGGGCCACCACAGTTGGATCAAAGTTCTCAAAAACAGTTCGATAGGCTGCCCGTTTACGCAGAATCGTGATCCAGGACAGTCCGGCCTGGGCCCCCTCCAGGATCAGGAACTCAAACAGCAGCCGGTCATCGTGCACCGGCACACCCCACTCAAGGTCGTGGTAGTCGCGGTAAAGCGGGTCACTGCCTGCCCAGGCGCAGCGGGTTGGTTGGCTGTTGGTGGTCATGGGAACCTCATGGGGGAACGGTTTAACGGGTTGCCGCTGAGCCGCGAGCGGTGTTGCTAGGCTAACCTGCCAACGGACGACCGAGAAACAGGTGAAATGCAGCGCACAGTACGCCGGTCCGAGTTGATTGAGCCGTTAGGGATTGGATAGATTGAGTAGCTGATTATGAAGCATGTGCCAGAACGTCAGACGCCCACTGGTTTATACTTACGCCATGAGCCTGCGCCATCATGGCTGCCCGAGCGTGGACTTCTGGTGGTACACGCAGCATGAGCTTGCCGGAGTACGGTTTTTGTGGTGCTCTTCCAACTCTTTCACAGGTTGCAAGATAGTCGTCAACTGCCTCCTCAAACGCTGCTCTCAGTTCTTTCACGGTTTCCGCATGGAAGCCGATAACATCTTTGATGCCGGCAATATGCCCGATAAAACATGCATCTTCGTCGCTATATTCAATTTTTGCAGCATAGCCCTTGAATGTCATTGTGCTCATGGTTTTACTCCTGCGTTCTCCAGGAACGCCCTTGCATCTTTAACTTGATATGGTTTGGCCTCTTTTGCAGGGTGCGGGCGATGAAAAGTACCAATTATGCCGTTTAGCTCAAACCTGACCCTTGAACCGTTGCCTTCAATTGTTTGTGCACCGAGTGCAACGAACAATGATTCAATTTTTCTCCATTCCAAAGTTGCTGGAACAGGAAGTGAAAAAATAGCAAGCAGTGTGCTACGGTGAGATTTATTCATGAATTAAGGTTACCAAAGTGTCTATAGGAGTGCAATCAAATATTGATATCATTGTTTTGAATCCCTAACGGGGCTGAGGCTGACCGGCATGTTTTAGGCCGGTCTTGGCGCAGGTTGGACAACATTCTTTTTTAAAAGTCTTTTCTTATTTGTTCCATCGTAATGATTCTAGTTGTTAATAAATCAATATCATCTTTGGAATATTTTGCTTTTATATATCTGAGCTTTTTTATAAAGTCTAAGACTTCTGTCTCACTGTCTAGGATGATATATTTTATGTCGCTTGGGGAAAATGATAGTTTGAATTGTTGTAGCTTTGTATTGTTATAGTTTCGTATATCGTCGGCAGTAAATTCTTCTTTAGTCAATGAAGGTTTAAACTTATATTGCAGCATAGAATCAAGAGATGGTACATATCTCCACTCCCTTTCATCGTAAAACCTTACACCATCAACATATTTACCATTTCTCCACAGGGTTCCTTCATAAGGCTTGGACATAAATAAAAACAGTTCTAAATAAACCGCAATAAAGTCAAGAGTGGCTGGTTTTATTGAATTTAAATCTATGAGCTTACCAACGCTTTCATGATAGCTACCACGTAAATAGCCAGCAGTGGTGGCTTTTTCATAGGTATACAAAACAGGCGATATGCCTTTTGACTTCCCCCAATCTTTACTCAATCCAATGGCATAATTACCATAATTCTTTGCATGATTTCGTATGC
Above is a window of Trichlorobacter lovleyi SZ DNA encoding:
- a CDS encoding DNA-3-methyladenine glycosylase I, producing MTTNSQPTRCAWAGSDPLYRDYHDLEWGVPVHDDRLLFEFLILEGAQAGLSWITILRKRAAYRTVFENFDPTVVARFDEQKVAELLLNPGIVRNRLKVASAISNARAFLQVQEQFGSFDAYMWRFVDGRPIQNSWRSIKEVPASTAVSDSLSRDLKKHGFRFVGSTICYAMMQAVGMVNDHTVDCFRWQELQQQ
- a CDS encoding type II toxin-antitoxin system HicB family antitoxin, with protein sequence MSTMTFKGYAAKIEYSDEDACFIGHIAGIKDVIGFHAETVKELRAAFEEAVDDYLATCERVGRAPQKPYSGKLMLRVPPEVHARAAMMAQAHGVSINQWASDVLAHAS
- a CDS encoding type II toxin-antitoxin system HicA family toxin, which produces MNKSHRSTLLAIFSLPVPATLEWRKIESLFVALGAQTIEGNGSRVRFELNGIIGTFHRPHPAKEAKPYQVKDARAFLENAGVKP
- a CDS encoding abortive infection system antitoxin AbiGi family protein, with protein sequence MDYNPISADTLFHYTSSLSILESILVNEFYPRYCLEDHSMFNSKHNRLPHLCERAIPMVCFCDIPLSSIRNHAKNYGNYAIGLSKDWGKSKGISPVLYTYEKATTAGYLRGSYHESVGKLIDLNSIKPATLDFIAVYLELFLFMSKPYEGTLWRNGKYVDGVRFYDEREWRYVPSLDSMLQYKFKPSLTKEEFTADDIRNYNNTKLQQFKLSFSPSDIKYIILDSETEVLDFIKKLRYIKAKYSKDDIDLLTTRIITMEQIRKDF